In one Echinicola marina genomic region, the following are encoded:
- a CDS encoding 1-acyl-sn-glycerol-3-phosphate acyltransferase, producing the protein MSKFDHIRPYYDTEVNQAILSVVDDPMMKAIMEFTFPDMEEAEWKSQLRKTHSIRDFQINFIYPAIKMVLKKSSEGLSYSGFEGLDQHTAYLFISNHRDIILDTSLLNYTLYNNGLMMTSSAIGDNLVKKPFLMALSRLTRNFMVQRGLPARELLESSKLMSQYIQELLMHENRSVWIAQREGRTKDGNDATHKGVLKMISMARGEESEMNYFKKLHIVPVSISYEYDPTDLLKMPELMAKSRAEVYVKGKNEDFVTVLNGIIGQKKRIHIHVGDPLDEEIDQIMTEVESANKQFQALCNVIDQKIISNFKLWPTNFIAHDILHNSEQYRDEYSIEEKEAFEERFKKGVDQSDEVAMKNFLAMYANPVTNQEVLKVSDREV; encoded by the coding sequence ATGTCGAAATTTGATCATATAAGACCTTATTATGATACTGAAGTCAACCAGGCTATTTTAAGCGTGGTGGATGATCCCATGATGAAGGCTATCATGGAGTTTACCTTTCCGGATATGGAAGAGGCAGAGTGGAAGAGTCAGCTGAGAAAGACCCATTCGATTAGGGATTTTCAGATAAACTTTATATATCCTGCCATTAAAATGGTGTTGAAGAAAAGTTCGGAAGGACTTAGCTATAGTGGGTTTGAGGGGTTGGATCAGCATACTGCCTATCTATTTATATCAAATCACAGGGATATTATTCTGGATACTTCATTGTTGAATTATACCCTTTATAATAATGGCTTAATGATGACTTCATCGGCTATCGGTGATAACCTGGTGAAGAAACCTTTTTTAATGGCCCTTTCTAGGCTTACCAGAAACTTTATGGTTCAAAGGGGATTGCCTGCCCGGGAGTTGCTGGAAAGTTCTAAATTGATGTCACAATATATTCAGGAATTGTTGATGCATGAGAACCGTTCTGTATGGATTGCCCAGCGGGAAGGGAGGACCAAAGACGGTAATGATGCTACCCATAAAGGAGTGCTGAAGATGATTTCCATGGCCCGTGGAGAGGAGTCAGAAATGAATTATTTTAAAAAGCTACATATTGTGCCGGTATCAATTTCTTATGAATATGATCCTACTGACCTGTTGAAAATGCCGGAGTTGATGGCAAAGTCTAGGGCAGAAGTATATGTGAAAGGAAAAAATGAAGACTTTGTCACTGTGCTGAATGGTATTATAGGCCAAAAGAAGCGTATTCATATTCATGTTGGTGATCCATTGGATGAGGAAATCGACCAAATAATGACAGAGGTTGAATCAGCCAATAAGCAGTTTCAGGCCTTGTGTAATGTGATAGATCAAAAAATCATCTCTAACTTTAAATTATGGCCTACCAATTTTATAGCCCATGATATCTTGCATAATAGCGAGCAATATAGAGATGAATATTCTATAGAAGAAAAGGAAGCCTTTGAAGAGCGATTTAAGAAAGGGGTAGACCAAAGTGACGAGGTGGCGATGAAGAACTTCTTGGCCATGTATGCCAATCCAGTGACTAATCAAGAAGTGTTAAAAGTAAGTGATAGGGAGGTTTGA
- a CDS encoding DNA polymerase III subunit alpha produces MFINCHSYFSFKYGTMSVKELVDQAKTKGAKTMALTDINCTAGVYDFLKTASQAGIKPVIGIDFRNGIEQKYIGLAKNHHGFYEMNHHLSLYKRKKTPFPDRAPQWQNAAIIYPFPCTIQNLDKNEYLGIHPNQIKKALRSPWAKHKDQWVLLQPVTFYSQRSFNIHRLLRCIDLNILLSKLPEKEQGDISDQFYSIGELAERCDAQYWLLQNTQKLLNSCDFFHDYQAVKNKQRIFGNEEKDFQTLREESYKGARLRYGLNLSQDQTERIEKELNIIKKKEFVSYFLINYDIVSYARKRGFYYVGRGSGANSIVAYCLFITDVDPIELDLYFERFINLHRSSPPDFDIDFSWKDRDQIIQYIFEKYNTKRREHVSLLATHNTFQVNSAIRELGKVFGLPKTDIEALINYMAKPVNYFPDSIGKLVLKYSQLIHGMPNHLSIHAGGILISEHPIHYYTATDLPPKGFPITHFDMHIAEEIGFAKFDILSQRGLGHIRDSLDIIQENQGIVVDIHQMTTFKQDKKIKDLLRKGHTIGAFYVESPAMRMLLAKLEVDEYLGLVAASSIIRPGVARSGMMREYILRHRNPSLRKSRSHPILYELMPETYGIMVYQEDVIKVAHHFAGLSFDEADVLRRGMSGKFRSKEEFQRVKDSFFKKSLEKGRERIVTSEIWHQVESFAGYSFAKGHSASFAVESYQSLYLKAHFPKEFMVGVINNFGGFYKTEFYIRELMSTGANVQLPHINESDQLTRIKGNTVYLGFIHLKYLQKEVCHNILKNRKLEGDFIDLKDFISRIPINLEQLLILIRIDAFRFVDKSKQALLWEAHFLLNKQKNGSVHQHLFKQLVFKEIKIPKLEANDTRQDILDQLEILEFPLEDPFFLLKENHPPSIKAKNIASYAGKHIQVLGYLVAIKYTRTIKGETMNFGTFLDREGYWIDTVHFPPIVKKSPLTGRGIYLLEGKVTEEFNFHTLEVSSCSRLPYWNASEEK; encoded by the coding sequence ATGTTCATTAATTGCCATTCCTATTTTAGTTTCAAATACGGCACCATGTCCGTAAAAGAGTTAGTTGACCAAGCCAAGACTAAGGGGGCCAAGACCATGGCACTGACAGACATCAATTGTACCGCTGGGGTTTATGACTTTCTCAAGACAGCCTCCCAAGCAGGCATAAAACCTGTAATAGGGATTGATTTCAGAAACGGCATCGAGCAAAAATATATTGGCTTAGCCAAAAATCACCATGGATTTTATGAGATGAACCATCACCTTTCTTTGTACAAAAGAAAAAAGACTCCCTTCCCAGACAGGGCTCCCCAATGGCAAAATGCGGCCATCATTTACCCATTCCCTTGTACAATACAAAACCTTGATAAAAATGAATACCTAGGAATCCACCCTAATCAAATCAAAAAAGCACTCCGATCCCCTTGGGCCAAACATAAAGATCAATGGGTACTCCTCCAGCCCGTAACTTTTTATTCCCAACGTTCTTTTAATATCCACCGACTATTACGCTGCATAGACCTCAACATATTGCTCAGCAAACTTCCCGAGAAAGAACAAGGGGATATTTCAGATCAGTTTTACAGCATTGGAGAGCTTGCAGAACGATGCGACGCACAATACTGGCTACTCCAAAACACCCAAAAACTCCTGAATTCCTGCGACTTCTTCCATGATTACCAAGCCGTAAAAAACAAACAAAGAATTTTCGGAAATGAGGAAAAGGACTTTCAAACCCTGAGGGAAGAAAGCTATAAAGGCGCTAGACTCCGCTATGGACTTAACCTGTCCCAAGACCAAACAGAACGGATTGAGAAAGAATTGAACATCATTAAAAAAAAGGAATTTGTCTCCTATTTCCTGATCAACTACGACATCGTTTCCTATGCTCGAAAGAGGGGATTTTACTATGTTGGCAGAGGAAGTGGCGCAAATAGTATAGTGGCCTATTGCCTTTTTATCACTGATGTGGACCCTATTGAGTTAGACCTCTATTTTGAAAGGTTCATCAACCTGCACAGATCTTCACCCCCAGATTTTGACATTGACTTTTCTTGGAAGGACAGGGACCAAATCATTCAATACATTTTCGAAAAGTACAACACTAAAAGACGTGAACATGTAAGCCTATTGGCCACACACAATACCTTTCAGGTCAATTCTGCCATTCGAGAATTGGGTAAAGTTTTCGGACTACCCAAAACAGATATAGAGGCTCTCATCAATTATATGGCCAAACCTGTAAATTACTTTCCAGACAGCATTGGCAAGCTGGTATTAAAATACAGCCAATTGATCCACGGCATGCCCAACCATTTGAGCATTCATGCGGGTGGCATACTCATCTCCGAACATCCCATACATTACTATACGGCGACTGATCTCCCTCCAAAAGGTTTTCCCATCACCCATTTTGACATGCATATTGCAGAGGAAATAGGATTTGCCAAATTCGACATATTAAGTCAAAGGGGACTGGGACATATCCGGGACAGCCTGGATATCATTCAGGAAAATCAAGGCATCGTGGTGGATATTCACCAAATGACCACTTTCAAACAGGATAAAAAAATCAAAGACCTACTGAGAAAGGGACATACAATAGGTGCCTTTTATGTAGAATCCCCCGCCATGCGCATGCTACTGGCCAAACTAGAAGTGGATGAATACCTTGGATTGGTCGCTGCCAGCTCCATTATCAGACCCGGTGTGGCCCGGTCAGGCATGATGAGAGAATATATACTTAGACACAGAAACCCCAGCCTGAGAAAGTCCCGGTCCCATCCCATACTTTATGAACTTATGCCAGAAACCTATGGCATTATGGTTTACCAAGAAGACGTCATCAAAGTTGCCCACCATTTTGCGGGGCTCTCCTTTGATGAAGCCGATGTCCTCCGTAGGGGAATGAGTGGAAAATTCAGGTCAAAAGAAGAATTTCAACGCGTAAAAGACAGCTTTTTCAAAAAATCACTTGAAAAGGGACGTGAGCGCATTGTCACCAGCGAGATTTGGCACCAAGTAGAAAGCTTTGCCGGATATTCTTTTGCCAAGGGACATTCCGCCTCCTTTGCCGTAGAAAGCTACCAAAGCCTTTACCTAAAAGCTCATTTTCCCAAGGAATTTATGGTGGGCGTTATCAATAATTTTGGAGGATTCTATAAAACTGAATTTTATATCCGCGAATTAATGTCCACAGGAGCAAATGTGCAACTCCCCCATATCAATGAAAGCGATCAACTTACCCGTATTAAGGGGAACACTGTCTATTTGGGCTTCATCCACCTGAAATACCTTCAAAAAGAAGTCTGCCATAATATCCTGAAAAACCGAAAGCTGGAAGGTGATTTCATTGACCTAAAAGACTTTATTTCAAGGATTCCCATCAATCTGGAACAACTGCTTATTTTGATCAGAATAGATGCTTTCCGGTTTGTGGACAAAAGCAAGCAAGCACTGCTTTGGGAAGCTCATTTTTTACTGAATAAGCAAAAAAACGGTAGTGTCCATCAGCACTTATTCAAACAGCTGGTTTTTAAAGAAATCAAAATCCCAAAACTAGAAGCCAATGACACCAGACAAGACATTCTGGATCAATTGGAAATTCTTGAATTCCCTCTGGAGGACCCTTTCTTTCTACTCAAAGAAAATCACCCACCCAGCATCAAAGCCAAGAATATAGCATCCTATGCAGGTAAACATATACAAGTACTGGGCTATTTGGTAGCCATAAAATACACACGTACGATCAAAGGAGAAACCATGAACTTCGGAACATTTCTAGACAGAGAAGGTTACTGGATAGACACTGTACATTTTCCACCAATTGTAAAAAAATCTCCTTTGACAGGCAGGGGGATTTATCTGCTCGAAGGTAAAGTCACCGAAGAATTCAATTTCCATACCCTTGAAGTCAGTTCATGTAGCCGACTGCCCTACTGGAATGCCTCTGAGGAAAAATAA
- a CDS encoding DUF983 domain-containing protein, with protein sequence MKSAGAAILEGKCPKCRKGNIFPVSIVSFKKLSAVNHNCPNCGAVLEPEPDFYYGAMYVSYALSVALVINVMIILNFVFGDPDVWVYIVSVAGANLLLLPIMLRYSKVLYLYAAGKLKYDPNSK encoded by the coding sequence ATGAAAAGTGCAGGCGCAGCTATTCTAGAGGGGAAGTGCCCTAAGTGTCGAAAAGGCAATATATTCCCAGTTTCTATTGTAAGTTTTAAGAAGTTGTCAGCAGTAAATCATAATTGTCCGAATTGTGGTGCTGTACTGGAACCTGAGCCTGATTTTTATTATGGAGCCATGTATGTGAGTTATGCCCTTTCGGTGGCTTTGGTGATCAATGTGATGATCATTTTGAATTTTGTTTTTGGAGATCCAGATGTTTGGGTTTATATCGTTTCAGTGGCTGGTGCTAATTTATTACTGTTGCCGATTATGTTGCGCTATTCAAAGGTATTGTATTTATATGCCGCTGGAAAATTGAAATATGATCCTAATTCCAAGTGA
- a CDS encoding App1 family protein, translated as MVLRILTFPLRYAISKVKKAFGKLEEIRIEPLYAFGNEDRIFVKARVLEAYKQSKPSARKNSLQNILGALRRYAGSSVPDAKVVVSFMEAHKEVVSDEEGIVACEFECSDHFSIEKHKVGFRLMEEEGLVPEKKHSYIAVCQYLKDHPLGVISDIDDTILISHATDIGKKLWLSVSKNAYTRRPFPGVSEFYRALTQHGKNPVFYVSSSDWNLYDLIKDFLRYRNIPSGPMLLQDLHLNLRNIWRSGGGDHAHKLEKIEMLLDLYSGMKFFLIGDSGQHDPELYAEIIKAYPGRIKSVYIREVSDEEHLRREDLIHDIGRYDHAPELVFVKSTQEAMRHAREKLYIAP; from the coding sequence ATGGTTTTAAGAATTCTAACATTTCCTCTACGGTATGCTATTTCAAAGGTGAAAAAGGCCTTTGGTAAGCTGGAAGAAATAAGGATAGAACCACTTTATGCTTTTGGGAATGAGGATCGGATTTTTGTTAAAGCGCGGGTTTTGGAAGCATATAAGCAAAGTAAGCCATCGGCAAGAAAGAATAGCTTGCAAAATATTTTGGGGGCCTTGAGGAGGTATGCAGGCAGTAGTGTGCCTGATGCTAAGGTAGTGGTGAGTTTTATGGAAGCGCATAAGGAAGTGGTCAGTGATGAAGAGGGAATTGTAGCATGTGAGTTTGAGTGTTCAGATCATTTTTCCATAGAAAAACATAAGGTGGGATTCCGCTTGATGGAGGAAGAAGGTTTGGTGCCAGAAAAGAAACATTCTTATATAGCGGTTTGTCAATATTTAAAAGATCATCCGCTTGGGGTAATTTCTGATATTGATGATACTATATTGATTTCCCATGCCACAGATATAGGGAAAAAACTTTGGCTTTCTGTATCCAAGAATGCTTATACCCGAAGGCCTTTTCCTGGGGTCAGTGAGTTCTATAGGGCTCTCACCCAGCACGGCAAGAATCCGGTATTTTATGTTTCCAGCAGTGATTGGAATTTATATGATTTGATAAAAGATTTTTTGCGCTATAGAAATATCCCTTCAGGCCCCATGTTACTTCAGGATTTGCATCTTAATTTAAGGAATATATGGCGTTCAGGAGGGGGAGACCATGCCCATAAATTGGAGAAGATAGAGATGCTGCTTGATTTATATTCAGGGATGAAGTTTTTTTTGATTGGAGATAGTGGTCAGCATGATCCAGAATTGTATGCAGAAATTATTAAGGCTTATCCGGGTAGGATCAAGTCCGTTTATATTAGGGAGGTCAGTGATGAAGAGCATCTTCGTCGTGAAGATTTGATCCATGATATTGGTCGATATGACCATGCTCCTGAATTGGTATTTGTGAAATCAACCCAAGAAGCCATGAGGCATGCAAGGGAAAAACTATATATAGCTCCATAA
- a CDS encoding diacylglycerol/lipid kinase family protein, whose amino-acid sequence MNRRYLFVLNPISGEGDDRKEVIALLSQQLHGIDLEVWETTGNRGDAQKIKGMLSEGNWDGLLVGGGDGTVKMVVEAAIGNDLPFGIIPLGSANGLATCFGIHSISDACHAILKGRTRAVDLWKINDEVFVHLSDFGFNAGLVKRSRDESSRGMMTYFKSSFAQFAELKPYHFTLKFEDEIVEVEAKMLVIANGGKYGTGALINPQGKVDDGLFEIVVLNPEGFEEILRLSIDMFKGTLADSEVVKIWSADKVEISNPDGADFQIDGEVMPKTAAIKVYPVEEKINFYCLE is encoded by the coding sequence ATGAACAGACGTTATTTATTTGTCCTTAATCCTATTTCGGGTGAGGGGGATGATAGGAAAGAAGTAATAGCACTATTGTCTCAACAGTTGCATGGTATTGATTTGGAAGTTTGGGAAACCACCGGTAATCGGGGCGATGCCCAGAAGATCAAGGGGATGTTGTCTGAGGGGAATTGGGATGGACTGCTGGTAGGGGGAGGCGATGGTACCGTCAAAATGGTGGTTGAAGCAGCTATAGGGAATGATCTGCCTTTTGGTATTATTCCTTTGGGGTCAGCAAATGGCTTGGCCACTTGTTTTGGGATTCACAGTATTTCAGATGCCTGTCATGCCATACTTAAGGGAAGAACTAGAGCTGTTGATCTGTGGAAGATCAATGATGAGGTGTTTGTTCACCTTAGTGATTTTGGTTTCAACGCGGGATTGGTGAAGCGATCAAGGGATGAAAGTTCAAGGGGGATGATGACTTATTTTAAAAGCTCATTTGCACAGTTTGCTGAATTGAAACCTTATCATTTTACATTGAAATTTGAAGATGAGATAGTGGAGGTTGAAGCCAAAATGTTGGTAATTGCTAATGGGGGTAAATATGGAACCGGGGCCTTGATCAATCCTCAAGGCAAAGTGGATGATGGCTTATTTGAAATTGTGGTCCTTAATCCAGAGGGGTTTGAGGAAATTTTACGCCTGTCCATAGATATGTTTAAGGGCACACTGGCAGATTCAGAGGTGGTTAAAATATGGTCTGCGGATAAAGTGGAGATCAGTAATCCAGATGGGGCGGATTTTCAGATTGATGGAGAGGTGATGCCCAAAACAGCGGCAATAAAAGTTTATCCAGTAGAAGAAAAGATAAACTTTTATTGCTTAGAGTAA
- a CDS encoding DinB family protein: MNIRHILKTRENFITLLNGLSLEQINTIPEGFNNNIAWNFGHSIVTQQILCYKLSGLPLLIDEELVEKFRKGTKPESPLTEKELEHLKIIALSSLETLKNDLIIGSFKTFQEYPTSFGITLKNITEAINFDGIHEGMHLGIAMAMRKNLK, from the coding sequence ATGAATATTAGACACATTCTCAAAACCCGCGAAAACTTCATCACCCTACTAAATGGCTTGAGCCTTGAACAGATCAACACCATTCCTGAAGGATTCAATAACAATATTGCCTGGAATTTCGGGCACAGTATTGTCACCCAGCAAATCCTATGTTATAAGCTTTCTGGACTGCCACTATTGATCGACGAAGAACTAGTAGAAAAATTCCGAAAAGGCACTAAGCCTGAATCTCCGCTTACAGAAAAAGAATTGGAGCATTTGAAAATAATAGCATTATCTTCTTTGGAAACGCTAAAAAACGACCTGATAATTGGCTCTTTCAAAACCTTCCAAGAATACCCCACCAGCTTTGGCATAACACTTAAAAACATTACTGAAGCAATCAATTTTGATGGTATCCATGAAGGTATGCACCTCGGTATAGCCATGGCAATGAGGAAAAATTTGAAATAG
- a CDS encoding Gfo/Idh/MocA family oxidoreductase, producing MKKQEPSNPNNSRRDFLKGAATAAAGFYLVPRHVLGGPGFTAPSDKIVIAGIGAGGKGQSDINEMHKSGQAEIGYLCDVDDRRAATSRKRFPKAKYYKDFREMLEKEHKHIDAVTVSTPDHNHAVQAMAAMQLGKHVYVQKPLTHDIYEARMLTQAAEKYKVVTQMGNQGSSGDGVRRMMEWYNAGMIGEATKVWCWTDRPVWPQGIKWPEKGITPPSELDWDLWLGTAPYKEYVDNLVPFNWRGWWDYGTGALGDMACHIMEPPFRVLGLGYPSEAECSVGSVYVGEFNRGYFPDGCPPSSHVTLKFKSAGKEDLEFHWMDGGIQPARPEELGPNEQMGDGGNGVIIEGTKGKMMCSTYGINPKLLPTSREDGDKVPVTIPRVENGDNGHYAQWVRACVAGHGSKEFNELSSPFSIAGPLTESVLMGNLAIRSYDIRKPRKDDDGFDYPGRGIKLVWDGPNMKVTNFDEANQFVKRQYRGDWSLGV from the coding sequence ATGAAAAAACAAGAACCTTCTAATCCCAACAATTCCCGAAGGGATTTTTTAAAAGGGGCTGCCACAGCTGCCGCAGGATTTTACCTCGTGCCAAGACATGTACTTGGTGGCCCTGGCTTCACCGCACCTAGTGATAAAATTGTCATAGCAGGCATAGGCGCTGGAGGAAAGGGACAAAGCGACATCAATGAAATGCACAAAAGTGGTCAAGCAGAAATCGGTTACTTATGTGATGTAGACGACAGAAGGGCAGCTACTTCCAGAAAAAGATTCCCTAAAGCCAAATACTATAAGGACTTTAGAGAGATGTTGGAAAAAGAACACAAACATATCGATGCTGTAACAGTTTCTACCCCCGACCATAACCACGCCGTTCAGGCTATGGCCGCCATGCAGTTAGGCAAGCACGTGTATGTTCAAAAGCCTTTGACACATGATATTTATGAAGCACGAATGCTTACCCAAGCAGCCGAAAAGTACAAGGTAGTCACCCAAATGGGCAACCAGGGCTCTTCAGGAGATGGTGTGCGTAGAATGATGGAATGGTACAATGCGGGTATGATCGGTGAGGCTACCAAAGTTTGGTGCTGGACAGACAGACCAGTTTGGCCACAAGGTATCAAATGGCCAGAAAAAGGAATCACTCCTCCCTCTGAACTGGACTGGGACCTTTGGTTAGGTACAGCCCCTTACAAAGAATATGTGGATAATTTGGTACCATTCAACTGGAGAGGTTGGTGGGACTATGGCACAGGAGCACTCGGTGACATGGCCTGCCACATTATGGAACCTCCCTTCAGAGTTTTGGGGCTTGGTTATCCTTCTGAAGCAGAATGCAGTGTAGGCTCCGTATATGTAGGAGAGTTCAATAGGGGCTATTTCCCTGATGGCTGCCCTCCTTCTTCTCATGTTACACTGAAATTTAAATCCGCAGGAAAAGAAGACCTTGAATTCCATTGGATGGATGGTGGTATCCAACCGGCCAGACCAGAAGAACTTGGTCCAAATGAGCAAATGGGCGACGGTGGTAACGGCGTAATCATAGAAGGCACCAAAGGAAAAATGATGTGCTCTACCTATGGTATTAACCCTAAACTACTTCCTACCTCTAGAGAAGACGGAGACAAAGTTCCTGTAACCATTCCTAGAGTGGAAAACGGAGACAACGGCCACTATGCACAATGGGTAAGAGCATGTGTGGCTGGGCATGGAAGCAAGGAATTCAATGAGCTCAGCTCTCCATTCTCCATTGCTGGTCCATTGACCGAATCAGTATTGATGGGTAATTTGGCGATTAGAAGTTATGACATCAGAAAGCCTCGAAAAGATGACGATGGATTTGATTACCCAGGAAGAGGCATCAAATTGGTGTGGGACGGACCAAATATGAAGGTAACCAACTTCGACGAAGCCAATCAATTTGTAAAAAGACAATACAGAGGTGATTGGAGCCTTGGCGTATAA
- a CDS encoding beta-N-acetylhexosaminidase, producing MIKSEFLKLSILLLIGGLLACDPDPKLSDKALIPLPEKVQAQDGVFTIDENTKIYIDRSELEDVAQFFSKFINHSTGFNIQVVTEKPEGDYIALGLGLDVPKEGYELDVRPDGISIKGATPEGIFRGFQTLRQLMPSAIEKVGGFEGGAWKVPGVKIEDAPEYGYRGSMLDVARHFFGVEDVKRYIDLMSLYKMNYLHLHLADDQGWRIEIKSWPMLTEIGGSTAVGGGEGGFYTQEDYMEIVEYAQERFITIVPEIDMPGHTNAALASYPELNCNGEAPELYTGTEVGFSTLCTDKEITYQFIDDVVKELVGLTPGPYIHIGGDESHVTPLEDYIPFIEQVQDIVNSYDKKVIGWDEIAHAALRPSATAQYWAKAENAKMAVDQGAKVLISPATRAYLDMQYDSTTQLGLHWAAYIELDSAYLWDPATLEEGIDKGDILGVEAPLWTETISTMEELEYMVFPRLIGIAEIAWTKPALRDWDDYKSRLIKHEERMKALEVNYYSSPLLKQEE from the coding sequence ATGATAAAAAGTGAATTCTTAAAGCTGTCCATTCTTCTTTTGATAGGAGGGCTATTGGCTTGTGATCCTGATCCGAAACTTTCGGATAAAGCACTTATTCCTTTACCTGAAAAAGTACAAGCACAAGACGGTGTTTTTACTATTGATGAAAATACTAAGATATATATCGACCGGTCGGAGCTGGAAGATGTTGCTCAATTCTTTTCCAAGTTTATTAACCATTCGACAGGTTTTAATATACAAGTAGTGACCGAAAAACCGGAGGGGGATTATATTGCTTTGGGTTTGGGATTGGATGTGCCAAAAGAGGGGTATGAACTCGATGTGAGGCCTGATGGGATCAGTATAAAAGGTGCCACGCCAGAGGGAATTTTCAGGGGCTTTCAGACTTTGAGGCAATTGATGCCTTCGGCCATAGAAAAGGTAGGGGGATTTGAAGGAGGGGCCTGGAAGGTGCCTGGGGTTAAGATAGAAGATGCTCCAGAATATGGTTATAGAGGTAGTATGTTGGATGTAGCGCGTCACTTTTTTGGGGTGGAGGATGTCAAAAGGTATATTGATTTGATGTCATTGTATAAAATGAATTATTTGCACCTACATCTCGCAGATGACCAAGGGTGGAGGATTGAGATCAAGTCTTGGCCAATGCTTACAGAAATCGGTGGTAGTACTGCAGTAGGCGGTGGCGAAGGAGGTTTTTATACCCAAGAAGACTATATGGAAATCGTAGAATATGCTCAAGAGCGATTTATTACGATCGTACCTGAGATAGATATGCCTGGACATACGAATGCAGCACTGGCCTCTTATCCTGAGCTTAATTGTAATGGAGAAGCACCAGAATTGTATACAGGCACTGAGGTTGGTTTTAGTACGCTTTGTACTGATAAGGAGATTACTTATCAATTTATTGATGATGTGGTTAAGGAATTAGTGGGGCTTACTCCCGGTCCATATATCCATATTGGGGGAGATGAATCTCACGTGACACCTTTGGAAGATTATATTCCATTTATAGAGCAGGTGCAGGATATTGTAAATTCTTATGATAAAAAGGTGATAGGCTGGGATGAAATTGCTCATGCCGCTTTGAGGCCTAGTGCCACGGCGCAGTATTGGGCAAAAGCAGAAAATGCGAAAATGGCTGTAGATCAAGGTGCGAAAGTTTTGATATCTCCAGCTACAAGGGCCTATTTGGATATGCAATATGATTCTACGACCCAACTGGGATTGCATTGGGCGGCTTATATAGAATTGGATAGTGCGTATCTGTGGGATCCAGCTACCTTGGAAGAGGGAATTGATAAAGGCGATATTTTGGGCGTGGAGGCTCCTTTGTGGACTGAAACCATCTCAACAATGGAAGAATTGGAGTATATGGTTTTTCCAAGGTTGATAGGTATAGCAGAGATTGCTTGGACCAAGCCAGCTTTAAGGGACTGGGATGATTATAAATCCAGGCTTATTAAGCATGAGGAAAGAATGAAAGCATTAGAGGTGAATTATTATTCTTCACCCTTATTAAAACAAGAAGAGTAG